TTAGCATTCAGCAGCTGATGTGCATGGGCCTGAAGGACCTGGAGGGAGGGTGGTGTCTGGTACAACCTTGGGGTCCTTGATTTCCGGGTGGTCCTGGTTTTGGGGGACCTTGGTTAGGCGGCTTCTTCAGATCCTGGTAAGTTGGATCTTCAGCTAAATTTTAACTTTGCATTTCTTCCAGCGAATTCGTCAATTTATTCTGTCAACATTTCGGAAGGAAAAAACAGAACAATTCCTACAGTTAGATTGTTAGTGGATCAGTAAAACTTTCAGTGCTAAATGAtgaaaatgcaatatgcaagggaTGAAGCATGCACTAGTTGTTTACCCTTTTTCTCTTATCTGACGGACCCCTCTAATTATCTAAAACTGAACAAATGCTTCTTGTGCAGCTTGACAGCTTCTACCTCCTCCAGTCCTCCTCATCTGTTGCTGCTGCCTGCTCATTGTACCGGGAAGACTCTATTGGTCAGATAAGTCCTTGTGGATGCAAGATGGACGAGACACCTCCAGCAGACACTCTCTAGCAATGCAATCACCCATTTCACTGAGATTTGGACTCTGCTGGAACATATTCTGCCGAACGCTGACGTCCCCGACTTGGTGACTTGGAAGTTGGATGGATGATGGATCCTTTTCGGTTGCATCCGCGTACGCAATTCAGTTCGAAGGTGCAACCTGCTGCAGTTTTCAGTCCCTGGCCGGGAAATTAGATTCCAGATTTTCTCATGGCTCGCTGTCCGTGGCAAGTGTGATAGAAGATAACCCGCTGAAGCATGCTGGACTTGCAATCTCATGTGCTCCCTTTGCAGAATTATGCCCGAGATTTCAGTGCACATCTGACTCAGCCTATTCCGTTCCAGAGCCTCATTGTCGGGCTTGGAGGTCTCTCCTTCGGTTAGTTTGGTGGTCAACATGGAAGGAGCATAATGAGAGGGTGTTCAGAAGCAAGGCTAGTTCATTCTAGGTGTTCGCCCAAAATCATAGAGGAGCTATCAATGTGGTGTCAGGCCGGACGCAACAGAACCAGGAAGCTGATAGACACATCCCGAGAGCGGGACTGAATTTAGTTAGCCAGGTAGTTTTCACCGCGATTTTTCCTGATCGCATGGAGTAGCTCTTTCTGTCTCCTTTTTTTTTGACAACTAGCTGCTTGTATCTTCGTTAAGTGATGTACCCTTGTAAAACTCTCCTTTTCCTCTAATAATGATCAATGAAAAGCTGCGCTGGGTTCGTCGGGCACCCAGCTTTTGTTAGCCTGCTGCCGTGCTGAACATGTCCACCGTGGCAAATGCCTGAACACTCGCTGAAAAACTTCTTGAACATTCCCGCTCTTGGCAGAGTCCCTTTAGACACTATACATATATACTAGGGAGGTGTTTTGGAACAAGGGGGCATATACTTCCTctattttaaaatgcatctttcacatattttgaatttcaaaaaaattgaaacaaaaagtaTATATAGCATggggatgtacatgtagaatttttgtcaaaaaatttcaacactttgaaatatgattttttgatAAGGGAGCATACACACCTAGGAGACAAATTGAATTTTCGCTTGTAAAGCTTCTACAAACTATGGTACTCCGTACCAGATTTAAATGGAAGAAAAACATCTACGATCGCGTCCAAAATGAGGCAGAATACAAGTCAACAATCGCCGTTGATCTTCTCTAGAATGAATACACAAACACGGCGGCAGTGTCTAACACTACCACGACAGCAAGAGCTGGGCCGACGCCACCACCAGCGCGGCAGCCACCGCCGCCACGCTGAGCCgcaccgctgccgccgccgagGTGGCGATCTGGATGGTGAAGTTGCACGCCGCGGTGGAGGGATCCGTCTCGGTGGGCAGAGCGAGTCCCTGGAAGTCGCAGGCCTCGTCCTTCTGGCTCTGCGCCTGGTAGTATGCGTTGAAGGCGTAGGACGCGTTGCCCTTGGCGTCCATGCCGTTGCACGTCGAGCCGTAGCCGAGCGGCGTGCAGTCGGCATTGGTGCACGCGTAGTCGATCTTGGCGCCGAGGAGCTTGCCGAGGTCGTTCCTGCTGGCCTTGGGGTTGAGCGCGCACCACGTCCTGGACAGGTACTGCACGCCCTTCGCCGGCACGAGCGTCGTGTTCCGGCCCTGCCCGCTCAGGTCCATGGCGAACTTGGGCTGGCCATCGTACCGGAAGATGCCCCAGTGCCGCTCGAAGCTGCCCGGCTGCACGCTCTTCTGGTCCTCGTCGACGAGCCCGAACAGGTACACATCGAGGTGCTGGCTCGGCCGCGCCGGCGTGCCGCGGTTCGACGCCAGGCGCTTCAGCAGCCCGTCGTAGAACCGCTGCGCGTGGGACGACTTGGCGCGCCTGTCGCCGTCGGTGGGCCAGCCGACCTCGCCGACGATGATAGGCATGTCGCCGTGACCcaccgccgccagcgccgccaccaGCGTGTCAAAGTTGGCCTCGAACACGTTGGTGTAGGTGACGCCGTTGTCGTGCACAGGCGTGGCGGTCCCATCGAAGAAGGCGAAGTCGAGCGGGAAGTTGTCGTTGAGGTAGAGGCTGAGGAACGGGTAGATGTTGACGGTGAAGGGCGCCTTGTTCTTCGCCAGGAACTTGACGATGTCCGTCATGACGCCCGAGATGT
This region of Lolium perenne isolate Kyuss_39 chromosome 2, Kyuss_2.0, whole genome shotgun sequence genomic DNA includes:
- the LOC127323486 gene encoding glucan endo-1,3-beta-glucosidase 8-like, giving the protein MARLAVAPLLLLLATAAEGLGVNWGTQASHPLPPKVVVQLLRDNGIKKVKLFETNLDAMRALAGSGIEAMLAIPNNMLHDIAQDSGAAKDWVKRNVKRFDFDGGVVIKYVAVGNEPFLGAYNGSFIKVTLPALQNIQNALNDAGVGDRIKATVPLNADVYNSPAKNPVPSAGRFRSDISGVMTDIVKFLAKNKAPFTVNIYPFLSLYLNDNFPLDFAFFDGTATPVHDNGVTYTNVFEANFDTLVAALAAVGHGDMPIIVGEVGWPTDGDRRAKSSHAQRFYDGLLKRLASNRGTPARPSQHLDVYLFGLVDEDQKSVQPGSFERHWGIFRYDGQPKFAMDLSGQGRNTTLVPAKGVQYLSRTWCALNPKASRNDLGKLLGAKIDYACTNADCTPLGYGSTCNGMDAKGNASYAFNAYYQAQSQKDEACDFQGLALPTETDPSTAACNFTIQIATSAAAAVRLSVAAVAAALVVASAQLLLSW